Genomic DNA from Salvia miltiorrhiza cultivar Shanhuang (shh) chromosome 1, IMPLAD_Smil_shh, whole genome shotgun sequence:
TTAAGTAAAATTTGTGCTAAACAAAACTTAATACTTAAATTAGATGAAAATCAAATCAACTAACTTGATAAATGACTTGATGCGCCCATTCGACCCTCCACTCGTCTCCAGCGTCAAAACACGTGAAAATGTTAATATGAGATGAGCATACAAAGTATACTCAGTGTGGGTTATCATGCAATAactgtccacgttaataaaatgataaCACATACGTTCTGCTGTAACATTCATAACTGAAAGTCGCACGATGGCGTACCAAGGAAATTTCCGTCCTAGACCAATTATGTTGGCCCTTGGTGAAAGAAAATAgcataaaagaagaaaaagatttcATGCTGCAACTTGACATTTGTATTATAAAAATGGTGAAAGACTGACTATTACAAAAGCAAGTCTCTGCAATATATACACAGCAAACGAATATACTAGAACCTCAACTCTAGTAACCCTAATACAGCTGTTCTAGTGTACTACATAAAGACAAAGAATAAAGCTGCATGAAAACATAAATATCATAACAGAAAAGCCAAACTTTATTTTGACTTTCACGTGCTGTGTTGAACTGATTCATGGCTTGAGAAAGCATCTTCATTTGAGTGTGTCTTCATCCTACATGACACAAGATGTTGGGTATCATGCTGAGGTGGAGCAAGCTTGGTATGAATAAGACTTCTAACAGGCTCCCTCAATTCGATCGCAGTTAAAGAACAAACCCCCAACGCATTCTTTAAGCGCGAGAAGAATTGCAAGCTAAGTGGCTTGGTCAGAATATCAGCACATTGATCTTGAGAAGGTACATGTCTAAGATCAATCAAACCAGCAGAAACTTTATCTGTAACAAAATGAATATCCAACTCAATATGTTTAGTTCTAGCATGCATAACTGGATTAGAGGCTAGAGCTATAGTGCTCATGTTATCCACCCAAATGACAGGAACTTTCACACTGATAGATAATTCAGAAAGAAGAGATTTTACCCAAGAGATTTCTGATACAACATGAGCCAAGCTTCTATATTCTGCTTCTGTACTTGATCTAGAAACAACCGCCTGTTTTTTTGAGCTCCAAGAGATAAGACTCTTTCCCATATAAACACAATAGCCTGTTGTGGACCTTCGGTCATCAAAATCACCTGCCCAATCCGAGTCACAAAAACCAGTAACAGTGCAAGATGATTTTTGCATATGCAGGCCATGATCTTTAGATCCAGCAATATACCTCAATATCCTTTTAACAGCCTTCCAGTGGGAATCAAGAGGAGCCGACATATATTGACTTACCTTGTTGACACTAAAAGCTATCTCTGGTCTTGTTATGGTAGCATATTGAAGTGCTCCAACTGTGCTTCTGTAAAGCTTTCCATCGACATTACTGACTCCATCCCCCTTGGAAAGAAGACAAGAAGACACCATTGGAGTAGGACATCCTTTAGCATCTTGCATTTTCAGTTTGTGGAGAAGGTCCTTAATATATCCCCCTTGGCTCAAATGCAGACCATGAGCGGTTTTGGTAATTTCAATACCAAGAAAATGATGAACATCACCAAGATCTTTAAGAGAAAAATGAGTGTTAAGTTGATGTATAACCTGCTGAATGTCTGAAGGCAATGAACCAGTAATTAatatgtcatcaacataaatgagAAGATATATGGTAGAGCCACCGCTGATTCGAAAAAATAAGGAATTATCTGCCTTGGATTGAGAAAACCCAAGCTTTAGAAGAACGGACTTGATGGTGAGGAACCAGGAACGAGAAGCCTGTTTAAGACCATATATAGCCTTCTTGAGTTTGCAGACCATAGGTGCAGGACCAGAACTAGGTGGCTCAAAGCCAGGAGGTGGCTTCATATAAATTTCTTCTTGTAAGTCACCTATTTAGAAAAGCATTGTCAACATCTAAATGAGTAATCTTCCACCCAAAATTAACAGCCAAAGATAGAATAATTCTGATGGTAGCAGGCTTCACAACAGGGCTGAAGGTCTCATTGAAATCGAAGCCTGGTTCCTGAGAGAAACCCTGAGCCACAAGACGAGCTTTATAGTGTGAAATGGACCTATCAGCATGGCGTTTGATCTTAAAAACCCATTTGCAGCCAATGGCATGTTTGCCAGGAGGAAGAGGACAGAATATCCAGGTGCCTTTCTTGACTAAAGCATAAATTTCAAGACCCATGGCTTTCATCCAAACTTCAAGGTTCATAGCCTCAGTGTGAGTTTTTGGCTCAACATAAAGATAATCAAACTGATCACGAGTTTCAGATTGATAAGCTCTTGGATATTTGGGCTTGAAGGTACCTGCTTTAGAACGAGTAACCATAGGATGAGTAGCAACTGTAAAAGGTGGTGGTTCATTGTTAGTAGTATTGTTCATAGAGGGATTAGAGTGAGCAGGTGATTGATTAGGGACAGACgtggaagaagatgaagattgAGCAGGAGAGTGATGTGGAGAATTAGGAGGGGAGGAATCAGAGGAGGATTGATGGGGTGATGGTGGTGGAGTGAAGTCAGGGACAATAGCAGGTGGAGGAGTGAGTGAAAAATTTGGAACAACAGGGGTAGTAGGGGGAGGAGGAGATGTGGAAGATGAAGTAGACTGGTAAGGAAAAACACTTTCATCAAAAATGACATCTCTGCTGATGACTAACCTACCGGTCTTGAGAAGAATCTTATAGCCTTTGTGTTGAGTACTATAACCTATGAAGGTACCAGGTGAAGATCTGTATTGAAGCTTGTGAGTGTTAGAGGGTCTGAGATAAGGGTAGCATAGGCAACCAAAAACCTTAAGCAGAGAGTAGTCTGGTTTCTTATGAAAGAGCTGTTCATAAGGAGTGGAAAAATGTAAAGCATTGGTGGGTGTTCTGTTGATGATAAAAACAGAGGAGATAAAAGCATCATCCCAAAATTTGGTAGGAAGGTTAGCTTGAGCTAAGAGAGACAGTCCCATCTCAACAATATGCCTATGTTTTCTCTCAGCTAAGCCATTTTGTTGAGGAGTATATGGGCAAGAAATACGATGCAATATCCCAGTGTTTTGAAGAAATGAAGTTAAACCTTGATACTCACCACCCCAATCGGTTTGTATAATTTTGATGCGCTTGGAAAACAGGTTTTCTACCATGGCTTTGAAGTTTTGAAAAATGGTACTAACTTCAGACTTGTGTTTGAGAAGGTAAATCCAAGTGAAGCGGCTGTGATgatcaataaaagaaaaataatagcTGAAACCATTTCTAGAAGTCACAGGTGAAGGCCCCCAAAGATCACTATGAATTAGTGCAAGAGGTTCATTATGAAGAGATGAAGAGTTAATGTAAGGTAATCTGTGAATCTTGGAGACAGAACATGAATGACAAATGCTTGGAGTTTTCATTGATGAAAAGGGAATATTACAACTATTAAGGGCTTTCTTAACAATATCATAAGCACAGTGGCCCAATCTCATATGCCAAATGTCTAAACAAGATTCTAAACTGGAATAACTACTAGAAACAGATAAAACAGCAGGGCTGGAGTCAGCAGAATGAGCAGGAAGGCTCTTGATTGAAGGAGACTGAGAGTGGGGAAAAACAGCATGTGGAGTCTTGTGAAATGAGAACTGGTATAAACCATCTTTAAGGGTGCCCTTGAGGAGTATGGCCTTGGTTTCCTGGTCCTTAACAACACAAAATGAAGGGTGAAATTCAAAGAAAACATGATTGTCACGAGCAAACTGAGAAACACTGAGTAAGTTCTTAGTTATGTTAGGAACATGCAGAAGATTTTTTAGAAAGAAATTTTTGGTGTGAGGGGAAGATGTGAGAACAGAATCACCTATATGATCAATATTAACAAGTGAACCATTTCCCATTTGCAGATGCTTACCTCCATGATACTCTGAGGCCGAATGAAATGAGTTATAATCATGTGACACATGATTTGTTGCACCAGAATCAGGGTACCAAGTGGAGACACTCCCACTGTCAAAGTTGAGATCAGACTGAGAAGAAGAAGTGGGAAGCTGAGCCATATTCACACCTGGTTGTTGAGTGAAATGATGTTGGTGAGAGTTTGGTGGGAGGTTGTGTTGGTTTCCAGAGGAAGGCCTGACGTTGTTGTTGTTCCTAGGCTGTGAAGGAACAAAATTTGGCTCAAACCTATGCCAACatctagggctgtaaacgagccgagccgagccgaatacaagcaggctcgagctcggctcgagctcgattcgagcttttatcttgatgatcgagctcggctcgtcacccacatactaagctcgagctcagttcgagttcggctcgggtgatgctcgataatgtcgaattcgagcttgagctcgagctcggctctttagatgttcgtatatatgatgttcaagctcgaatttgttataaatttaacaaaatcttcttaattaatatgtgaTTCGAGTTTGAGTttgactcgtttaaggctcgtgtactaactcgattgaaggctcgactgaaggttcgtgaacaggctcgcgaacaataaattcgaacatgttcgcgagctcaacgagccgagcactgtcaggctcgagctcgactcgataaaaatttcgagctcaaaatcaggctcgagctcggctcgtttattatcgaatcgagctccgaacgagcttttttcgagccgaatctcgaatagctcgcGAGTAGCTCtattcatttacagccctaccAACATCTATCTGCAGTGTGACCAGGAATACCACAGACTTGGCAAATAGGCTTATTCCCACCATATCGACCTCCATTTCTTCCACCACGACCATTACCTCTGCCTCTTCCACCAAAGCCACCTCTAGCTTGATGATTGTTTCCTTGATAACCTCTTCATCTTCCTATTTGAGTGGCAGAATTATTGTTTTGAGAGCCACTTGAAACAAAGTTGGCTGAAGGCTGAGAGCCTTCAGAGTTCACAATTTGAGATTTAGCATATTCTACTCGTTGCTCAAAGCTCAAGAGCAAGGAGCTCACATCACCTAGGCTCCAAACTTCAGGTTTGGAAGTAATAGTCACCATTACTGAATCATATTCAGAACCCAAACCAGAAAGAGTGTGCATAATCTGGTCATCTTCATTCACTTGATAACCTGCAGAGCCAAGAAGGTCACAACAGGTTTTAATCTTGTTGAGATAGTCTCTCATTGGAAGAGAGTCTTTCTTGAGAGTCTGCAGCTGCAGCTTGTACTGCATCACTTTGGCTTTAGACTGATTTGAGAAGTTTTTTAGGAGAGATTCCCAAATCTCTTTGCTAGTATTCAAACCAACAACTAAAATCATGGTGCTTTCCGTGAGAGAAGATTGGATCCAAGCAGAAAGAAGTTGATCTTGGAACATCCAAGCATGATATTCAGGTAGAGTGGAAGAGGGTGGATCTTCAGTGAGATATTTTTCAAGGCCCAAACCTCTAACGTTGGCCATAATTTGCTGTTTCCAAATGAGAAAATTTGTGTCATTTAGTTTGACTGATATTTGGTTGTTTTGAGGAAGTATGTGGATTTGAGTTTGGTTGTTTGTGTTTGCCATGATAGAGACttgacaagaaaaaaaaaagggggagggTGAGTATCGAGAGACAGGTCCTTAATCAACCTGCTTTGATACCATGAAAGAAAATAGCATAAAAGAAGAAGAGATTTCATGCTGCAACTTGACATTGGTattataaaaatagtgaaagaCTCACTATTACAAAAGCAAGCCTCTGCAATATATATGCAGCAAACGAATATACTAGAACCTCAACTCTAGTAACCCTAATACAACTGTTCTAGTGTACTACATAAAGACAAAGAATAAAGCTGCATGCAAACATAAATATCATAACAGAAAAGCCAAACTTTATTTTGACTTTCACGTGCTGTGTTGAACTAATTCATGGCTTGAGAAAGCATCTTCATTTGAGTGTGTCTTCATCCTACATGGCACAAGATGTTGGGTATCATGCTGAGGTGGAGCAAGCTTGGTATGAACAAGACTTCTAACACTTGGCTACtatggttgcaaccataactttaacataTAAATCGCATtatggcataccaaggactgtGACGTCCTGAACCAATCATGATGGCCCCTAGTGATATTTAATTTAACTCatatatggtaaacacataatattaaaatggacaacaaTTAACCAcaatatgtatttaaataaatctcacaTCTGAAACTTGAACTTGAAAGCTGACTTGAATAGTTAAATCAAGAGTTACGTCCTAATCGCGCCAcacctaattaaataaattcaaataatttattaggGCTTAAGTAAACTTTAGAAATACTTTAAATCATAAGAATTTATTCTATAAGAACACTAAAaccatttatttaataaataaataattaaagatattttattatgaaaattcAACCCAATTGATAATTTAAAACTATGACAAATTTATAAACactatttcaaattaaaattagaagtcagttaaataaataaatcaaagcccaattatatttattagttaagggtgattctattcacaACCTCATTTTACTCACTATAGCCcccatataaaataataattataaaattactattttattctattattcatagccttaaaataaattaaattaaatctctACTTTTGTATAGTCCCCAACGCAAACGCAATTCACGACATAAACtgttcttaattattttcatagCCAAATTGAATTCTAAATTTTACTATCTTCTTGCCTTACGTTTGTACCATTTCTTCCCAGAATTAAAATTCTGAAAAATAAATTCCAAAACCATCACACATCCCATAGTTAAAATTTGGCTATTAAATTTCCAAACCAATCATGGCTGCTATGAACCTTTTGGAAAATCTATGATATCAAATTTCTCATTAAATCAACCACTCGCTGCTCGAAGCGAGCGGCGCCGCCTACCTCGGTCCCTACACCACCATGGAAGCCTATCCACTAGTACGGCATCCCCTACTTAGTCAATCTGCCCGGGTTAGGTCAACGGATCCAGGAAGAGCTCTACTCCGTGTCGTTGGTCCATGGCCTCACCCGCCTCGATGAGCTTGAGGGCGTGGAGCAGGGCCATTACAAGAGACTGCCGGTGGTTGTGGCGGCGGACATGATGTGGAGGCGTATGTTGGGCATAGGGATTTTGGGGAGAAGTTGTGGAA
This window encodes:
- the LOC131006560 gene encoding uncharacterized mitochondrial protein AtMg00810-like, with product MKPPPGFEPPSSGPAPMVCKLKKAIYGLKQASRSWFLTIKSVLLKLGFSQSKADNSLFFRISGGSTIYLLIYVDDILITGSLPSDIQQVIHQLNTHFSLKDLGDVHHFLGIEITKTAHGLHLSQGGYIKDLLHKLKMQDAKGCPTPMVSSCLLSKGDGVSNVDGKLYRSTVGALQYATITRPEIAFSVNKVSQYMSAPLDSHWKAVKRILRYIAGSKDHGLHMQKSSCTVTGFCDSDWAGDFDDRRSTTGYCVYMGKSLISWSSKKQAVVSRSSTEAEYRSLAHVVSEISWVKSLLSELSISVKVPVIWVDNMSTIALASNPVMHARTKHIELDIHFVTDKVSAGLIDLRHVPSQDQCADILTKPLSLQFFSRLKNALGVCSLTAIELREPVRSLIHTKLAPPQHDTQHLVSCRMKTHSNEDAFSSHESVQHST